A genomic segment from Gossypium hirsutum isolate 1008001.06 chromosome D04, Gossypium_hirsutum_v2.1, whole genome shotgun sequence encodes:
- the LOC107899708 gene encoding probable adenylate kinase 7, mitochondrial, with translation MAWLPKLRVATASAASSAVNPLRRWIRDIGSAAALELDYDYDYYDYERAALDRRVPQQKLDVDGSVPERGVQWVLIGEPGVKRHSYAERLSKLLGIPHISMGSLIRQELDPYSSLYKQVVNAVNEGKLVPEDVVFALLSKRLEEGENGFILDGIPRTRLQAEILDQIVDIDLVVNFKCSEEYMLKMSSESEILHIGNSKGVESSLKKKLRVYSEQAKSVEDYYSKQKKLLNFQLAGATGDAWQGLLAALHLQYSPINALSSSPKLTA, from the exons ATGGCATGGCTACCCAAACTCCGAGTTGCCACCGCCTCTGCTGCTTCATCCGCCGTCAACCCACTCCGACGTTGGATCCGAGATATCGGATCAGCCGCTGCGTTGGAGCTCGACTACGACTATGACTACTACGATTACGAGCGAGCTGCCCTGGATCGGCGCGTGCCTCAGCAGAAGCTTGATGTGGATGGTTCAGTGCCGGAGAGGGGAGTTCAGTGGGTTCTTATAGGGGAGCCTGGGGTGAAACGCCATTCTTATGCTGAGAGGCTTTCCAAGCTTCTAGGAATCCCTCATATTTCAATGGGTTCCCTTATTAGACAAGAGCTTGATCCTTACTCCTCTCTCTACAAACAG GTCGTAAATGCTGTGAATGAAGGGAAGCTTGTTCCAGAGGATGTAGTTTTTGCTTTACTGTCTAAGCGACTTGAAGAAGGTGAAAATGGTTTCATTCTCGATGGAATTCCTCGCACCAGGCTCCAGGCT GAAATTCTTGATCAAATTGTTGATATTGATTTGGTTGTGAACTTTAAATGTTCTGAAGAGTACATGTTGAAGATGAGTTCAGAAAGTGAGATTCTTCACATTGGCAACTCCAAAGGTGTAGAAAGTTCCTTGAAGAAGAAACTCCGTGTATACTCAGAGCAG GCCAAGTCAGTGGAGGATTACTACAGTAAGCAAAAGAAGCTTCTCAACTTTCAGCTTGCTGGTGCAACAGGAGATGCATGGCAAGGCCTTCTGGCTGCACTACATCTCCAGTATTCGCCTATTAATGCTCTCAGCTCTTCACCAAAGTTGACAGCTTAA
- the LOC107899706 gene encoding probable inactive leucine-rich repeat receptor-like protein kinase At3g03770 isoform X2, whose protein sequence is MKLPFARSCFFQTTKGLQAYQTQLFLQIRKHLEYPSQLQVLDNYSGSLCDLAATAHMMISCQDNFVTELKIRGDKLANVSGFNGYAIHNKTLSETFSINSLVTTLTRLTSLRVLSLVSLGIWGPLPDKIHRLYSLELLDLSSNFMFGSIPPQISRMVKLQTLTLDGNYFNDTIPDTLDSLSNLSVLSLRGNHLKGQFPSSICRISSLTDIALCHNKLSGELPDFSSLTRLRVLDVRENQFDSQLPVMPRGLVTALLGKNLFSGEIPAQVGILTHLQHLDLSFNHLSGTPPSALFDLPNISYLNLASNMLSGSLPEQITCGIKLGFVDISSNKLVGKLPSCLDNTSDKRAVKFGGNCLSIEGHQQHQSSYCKEANTRKTGRKIALLIAIIVGSILLLVILAFGVLFLSRRCFEWKTLETQIRKKAVQENPTTGVSPDILANARFISEVMKLGTQGSPVSRLFSLEELEEATNNFDSSMFMGESPAGKLYKGRLENGTYVAIRSLNLLKRYSIQNLKVRLDFFSKLHHPHLVSLLGHCIDGGVQDDPFANKVFLVYEYVPNGNYRMHLSESCPEKVLKWSDRLAILIDVAKAVHFLHTGVIPGVYNNRLKTNNILLDEDRIAKLCDYGMSIILEYNEKLEAKGGGLKSSQRQTLEDDVYNFGFILLESLVGPIVSGKGETFLLNEMASFGSQDGRKRIVDPAVLMTSSQESLSIIVSVTRKCTCPEPSSRPSFEDVLWNLQYAAQVQATADADQKSDSTS, encoded by the exons ATGAAGCTTCCTTTTGCAAG GAGTTGCTTTTTCCAAACTACTAAAGGATTGCAAGCTTATCAAACTCAACTTTTTCTGCAAATAAGGAAGCATTTAGAGTACCCTTCACAGCTGCAAGTTCTAGATAATTACAGTGGGAGCCTCTGTGACTTGGCTGCAACGGCACATATGATGATATCTTGCCAGGACAATTTTGTCACTGAGCTTAAGATTAGGGGAGATAAGCTTGCAAATGTTAGTGGATTCAATGGATATGCAATTCATAATAAAACATTGTCTGAGACATTCTCCATTAATTCTTTAGTTACCACATTGACAAGGTTAACGAGTTTAAGGGTGCTTAGTTTAGTGTCTCTTGGGATTTGGGGGCCTCTTCCTGATAAGATTCATAGGCTATATTCTCTTGAACTTTTGGACTTGAGCTCCAATTTCATGTTTGGCTCTATTCCCCCTCAGATATCTAGAATGGTTAAGCTTCAAACTCTAACATTGGATGGCAATTACTTCAACGACACTATTCCTGATACACTGGATTCTTTGTCAAATCTTTCTGTTCTAAGTTTGAGGGGCAACCATTTGAAGGGCCAGTTTCCTTCTTCAATATGCAGAATTTCAAGCCTAACAGATATTGCCTTGTGCCATAATAAGCTTTCAGGGGAACTGCCTGATTTCAGTAGCTTAACTCGCCTGCGAGTGTTGGATGTAAGAGAGAATCAATTCGATTCCCAACTGCCTGTCATGCCACGAGGATTGGTTACTGCTCTTCTTGGTAAGAACTTATTCTCAGGTGAAATTCCTGCACAAGTTGGCATATTGACTCATCTCCAGCACCTTGACTTGTCTTTCAATCATCTGAGTGGGACACCCCCCTCTGCCTTGTTTGATTTGCCAAACATCAGTTATTTGAATTTGGCATCAAATATGCTCAGTGGTTCACTTCCAGAGCAAATAACTTGTGGTATCAAACTCGGGTTTGTCGATATTTCTAGTAACAAGTTGGTTGGTAAGCTTCCTTCTTGCTTGGACAATACATCAGATAAGAGAGCAGTAAAATTTGGTGGGAATTGCTTGTCCATTGAAGGTCATCAACAACATCAAAGTTCATATTGTAAAGAAGCAAACACAAGAAAAACTGGAAGAAAAATAGCATTATTAATTGCTATTATagtaggatctattcttcttctGGTGATCTTGGCATTTGGGGTTCTTTTTCTGTCTCGAAGATGCTTCGAATGGAAAACTCTCGAAACTCAAATACGGAAAAAGGCAGTTCAGGAGAATCCAACAACCGGGGTTTCACCTGACATTCTTGCAAATGCAA GATTCATTTCTGAAGTTATGAAGCTAGGGACACAAGGTTCTCCGGTATCTCGACTGTTTTCCTTGGAAGAGTTGGAGGAAGCCACAAATAATTTCGATTCATCAATGTTTATGGGTGAAAGCCCTGCTGGGAAG CTATACAAAGGAAGATTGGAGAATGGAACCTATGTTGCCATTCGATCTTTGAATTTACTGAAGAGATATTCAATTCAAAACCTTAAAGTTAGGCTTGATTTCTTCTCAAAGCTTCATCATCCTCATTTAGTAAGCCTTTTGGGGCACTGCATTGATGGTGGTGTACAAGATGATCCCTTTGCAAACAAAGTCTTTCTTGTATATGAGTATGTGCCTAATGGGAATTATCGTATGCATCTGTCAG AAAGTTGTCCAGAGAAGGTTCTTAAGTGGTCGGATAGACTAGCAATTCTAATTGATGTAGCCAAGGCTGTACATTTCCTTCATACTGGGGTTATTCCCGGTGTTTATAATAACCGATTGAAGACCAATAATATATTGCTGGACGAGGATCGAATTGCCAAGCTGTGTGACTATGGGATGTCTATCATCTTGGAATACAATGAAAAACTAGAG GCTAAGGGAGGGGGCTTAAAGTCTAG CCAAAGGCAAACTTTAGAGGATGATGTTTACAACTTCGGATTTATATTACTAGAGTCTCTTGTTGGGCCTATAGTGAGTGGAAAAGGAGAAACATTTCttttaaatgaaatg GCATCCTTTGGCAGCCAGGATGGCCGAAAGCGAATTGTGGATCCAGCTGTGTTAATGACTAGCTCACAAGAGTCGTTATCGATCATTGTATCTGTTACACGCAAATGTACATGTCCAGAACCATCATCTCGGCCGTCTTTCGAGGATGTTCTTTGGAACTTGCAGTATGCAGCTCAAGTTCAAGCGACAGCTGATGCTGATCAGAAATCTGATTCTACATCATAG
- the LOC107899706 gene encoding probable inactive leucine-rich repeat receptor-like protein kinase At3g03770 isoform X1, giving the protein MGYFYLLVLVLFSRSCFFQTTKGLQAYQTQLFLQIRKHLEYPSQLQVLDNYSGSLCDLAATAHMMISCQDNFVTELKIRGDKLANVSGFNGYAIHNKTLSETFSINSLVTTLTRLTSLRVLSLVSLGIWGPLPDKIHRLYSLELLDLSSNFMFGSIPPQISRMVKLQTLTLDGNYFNDTIPDTLDSLSNLSVLSLRGNHLKGQFPSSICRISSLTDIALCHNKLSGELPDFSSLTRLRVLDVRENQFDSQLPVMPRGLVTALLGKNLFSGEIPAQVGILTHLQHLDLSFNHLSGTPPSALFDLPNISYLNLASNMLSGSLPEQITCGIKLGFVDISSNKLVGKLPSCLDNTSDKRAVKFGGNCLSIEGHQQHQSSYCKEANTRKTGRKIALLIAIIVGSILLLVILAFGVLFLSRRCFEWKTLETQIRKKAVQENPTTGVSPDILANARFISEVMKLGTQGSPVSRLFSLEELEEATNNFDSSMFMGESPAGKLYKGRLENGTYVAIRSLNLLKRYSIQNLKVRLDFFSKLHHPHLVSLLGHCIDGGVQDDPFANKVFLVYEYVPNGNYRMHLSESCPEKVLKWSDRLAILIDVAKAVHFLHTGVIPGVYNNRLKTNNILLDEDRIAKLCDYGMSIILEYNEKLEAKGGGLKSSQRQTLEDDVYNFGFILLESLVGPIVSGKGETFLLNEMASFGSQDGRKRIVDPAVLMTSSQESLSIIVSVTRKCTCPEPSSRPSFEDVLWNLQYAAQVQATADADQKSDSTS; this is encoded by the exons ATGGGTTACTTTTACTTGCTTGTTCTTGTATTGTTTTCAAGGAGTTGCTTTTTCCAAACTACTAAAGGATTGCAAGCTTATCAAACTCAACTTTTTCTGCAAATAAGGAAGCATTTAGAGTACCCTTCACAGCTGCAAGTTCTAGATAATTACAGTGGGAGCCTCTGTGACTTGGCTGCAACGGCACATATGATGATATCTTGCCAGGACAATTTTGTCACTGAGCTTAAGATTAGGGGAGATAAGCTTGCAAATGTTAGTGGATTCAATGGATATGCAATTCATAATAAAACATTGTCTGAGACATTCTCCATTAATTCTTTAGTTACCACATTGACAAGGTTAACGAGTTTAAGGGTGCTTAGTTTAGTGTCTCTTGGGATTTGGGGGCCTCTTCCTGATAAGATTCATAGGCTATATTCTCTTGAACTTTTGGACTTGAGCTCCAATTTCATGTTTGGCTCTATTCCCCCTCAGATATCTAGAATGGTTAAGCTTCAAACTCTAACATTGGATGGCAATTACTTCAACGACACTATTCCTGATACACTGGATTCTTTGTCAAATCTTTCTGTTCTAAGTTTGAGGGGCAACCATTTGAAGGGCCAGTTTCCTTCTTCAATATGCAGAATTTCAAGCCTAACAGATATTGCCTTGTGCCATAATAAGCTTTCAGGGGAACTGCCTGATTTCAGTAGCTTAACTCGCCTGCGAGTGTTGGATGTAAGAGAGAATCAATTCGATTCCCAACTGCCTGTCATGCCACGAGGATTGGTTACTGCTCTTCTTGGTAAGAACTTATTCTCAGGTGAAATTCCTGCACAAGTTGGCATATTGACTCATCTCCAGCACCTTGACTTGTCTTTCAATCATCTGAGTGGGACACCCCCCTCTGCCTTGTTTGATTTGCCAAACATCAGTTATTTGAATTTGGCATCAAATATGCTCAGTGGTTCACTTCCAGAGCAAATAACTTGTGGTATCAAACTCGGGTTTGTCGATATTTCTAGTAACAAGTTGGTTGGTAAGCTTCCTTCTTGCTTGGACAATACATCAGATAAGAGAGCAGTAAAATTTGGTGGGAATTGCTTGTCCATTGAAGGTCATCAACAACATCAAAGTTCATATTGTAAAGAAGCAAACACAAGAAAAACTGGAAGAAAAATAGCATTATTAATTGCTATTATagtaggatctattcttcttctGGTGATCTTGGCATTTGGGGTTCTTTTTCTGTCTCGAAGATGCTTCGAATGGAAAACTCTCGAAACTCAAATACGGAAAAAGGCAGTTCAGGAGAATCCAACAACCGGGGTTTCACCTGACATTCTTGCAAATGCAA GATTCATTTCTGAAGTTATGAAGCTAGGGACACAAGGTTCTCCGGTATCTCGACTGTTTTCCTTGGAAGAGTTGGAGGAAGCCACAAATAATTTCGATTCATCAATGTTTATGGGTGAAAGCCCTGCTGGGAAG CTATACAAAGGAAGATTGGAGAATGGAACCTATGTTGCCATTCGATCTTTGAATTTACTGAAGAGATATTCAATTCAAAACCTTAAAGTTAGGCTTGATTTCTTCTCAAAGCTTCATCATCCTCATTTAGTAAGCCTTTTGGGGCACTGCATTGATGGTGGTGTACAAGATGATCCCTTTGCAAACAAAGTCTTTCTTGTATATGAGTATGTGCCTAATGGGAATTATCGTATGCATCTGTCAG AAAGTTGTCCAGAGAAGGTTCTTAAGTGGTCGGATAGACTAGCAATTCTAATTGATGTAGCCAAGGCTGTACATTTCCTTCATACTGGGGTTATTCCCGGTGTTTATAATAACCGATTGAAGACCAATAATATATTGCTGGACGAGGATCGAATTGCCAAGCTGTGTGACTATGGGATGTCTATCATCTTGGAATACAATGAAAAACTAGAG GCTAAGGGAGGGGGCTTAAAGTCTAG CCAAAGGCAAACTTTAGAGGATGATGTTTACAACTTCGGATTTATATTACTAGAGTCTCTTGTTGGGCCTATAGTGAGTGGAAAAGGAGAAACATTTCttttaaatgaaatg GCATCCTTTGGCAGCCAGGATGGCCGAAAGCGAATTGTGGATCCAGCTGTGTTAATGACTAGCTCACAAGAGTCGTTATCGATCATTGTATCTGTTACACGCAAATGTACATGTCCAGAACCATCATCTCGGCCGTCTTTCGAGGATGTTCTTTGGAACTTGCAGTATGCAGCTCAAGTTCAAGCGACAGCTGATGCTGATCAGAAATCTGATTCTACATCATAG
- the LOC107899707 gene encoding 3-dehydrosphinganine reductase TSC10A produces MVLLSLILLPILLLLLLYFIVRPRPVTILIKNRHVFITGGSSGIGLALAHQAASQGARVSLLARSLNKLQEAKESIRRSSGLDVSIFSADVRDYDAVQKAVNDAGPIDVLVVNQGVFVPQELDKQGLDEIKFMIDVNLMGSFNVIKAALPLMKERKDRLPASISLISSQAGQVGIYGYTAYSASKFGLRGLAEALQQEVIADNIHVSVVYPPDTDTPGFEKENEVRPELTKLLAGSSGSMKADEVAKKALDGIKSGSFTVPCNFEGHMLAIATAGLSPERSFLMAFIEVASVGVLRLVGLFFQWNWYQTIENWHAKKNRT; encoded by the exons ATGGTGTTACTCTCTCTTATTTTGCTCCctatcctcctcctcctcctcctctacTTTATCGTCCGCCCCCGCCCAGTCACTATCCTAATAAAGAACCGCCACGTCTTCATAACAGGTGGGTCAAGCGGGATCGGGCTAGCCTTAGCCCACCAAGCCGCTTCCCAAGGAGCTCGAGTCTCACTCTTAGCTCGATCTCTTAACAAACTCCAAGAAGCCAAAGAATCGATTCGCCGTTCCTCCGGCCTCGACGTTTCGATATTTTCTGCTGATGTTCGTGACTACGACGCTGTCCAGAAGGCGGTTAACGATGCCGGACCCATCGATGTCCTGGTAGTTAACCAGGGGGTTTTTGTGCCTCAGGAGCTTGACAAGCAGGGATTGGATGAGATCAAGTTTATGATAGATGTGAATCTCATGGGGAGTTTTAATGTCATCAAAGCTGCTTTGCCGCTGATGAAGGAGAGGAAGGACCGTTTGCCCGCTTCCATCTCTCTTATTTCTTCCCAAGCTGGTCAG GTAGGAATTTATGGTTACACAGCATACTCTGCCAGTAAATTTGGGCTCCGGGGATTAGCAGAAGCATTGCAGCAGGAGGTTATTGCGGATAATATCCATGTCTCTGTTGTATACCCTCCTGATACCGACACTCCTGGTTTTGAGAAAG AAAATGAAGTTAGACCAGAGCTCACAAAATTGCTAGCGGGCTCCTCTGGTTCAATGAAAGCTGATGAAGTTGCCAAGAAAGCTTTAGATGGCATCAAATCTGGAAGTTTCACAGTCCCTTGCAACTTTGAGGGGCACATGCTGGCTATAGCTACAGCTGGTTTATCCCCTGAAAGATCTTTCTTAATGGCATTCATTGAGGTGGCTTCCGTCGGTGTCTTACGTCTTGTAGGTTTATTTTTCCAATGGAACTGGTATCAGACCATAGAAAATtggcatgcaaagaaaaata GGACATAG
- the LOC107899705 gene encoding protoporphyrinogen oxidase 2, chloroplastic/mitochondrial, producing the protein MLNIAPFCVLASGISKPVTKMASTENKDDHSSAKRVAVIGAGVSGLAAAYKLKSQGLHVTVFESEGRAGGKLRSVSREGLIWDEGANTMTESEIEVRSLFDDLGIQDKEQVPIAQNKRYIVRNGVPVLIPSNPLALFTSSILSAKSKFQIILEPFLWRKSEASKISDAYNQESVGGFFQRHFGQEVVDYLVDPFVAGTSAGDPESLSMCHSFPELWDLEQRFGSIIVGAVKSKFSAKRTNREETKNSVKRKALRGSFSFKGGMQTLADMLCKDLSKDELKLKSKVLSLSYSHEGKSTSENWSLSYASDRDKRSQGSSFDAVIMTAPVCNVKEMKITKGGNVFPLNFIPEVSYMPLSVIITAFKKENVKKPLEGFGVLIPSKEQQNGLKTLGTLFSSVMFPDRAPNNLYLYTTFVGGNRNKELAKASTDELKHIVTSDLQQLLGVEGEPTFFNHFYWSKAFPLYGRNYASVLEGIEKMERDLPGFFYAGNHKGGLSVGKSIASGCKAADNVITYLESSHDKLLK; encoded by the exons ATGTTAAATATCGCCCCATTTTGCGTGCTAGCATCGGGAATCTCGAAACCCGTAACGAAAATGGCGTCAACTGAAAACAAAGATGACCACT CTTCTGCTAAAAGAGTAGCTGTCATTGGCGCTGGTGTTAG TGGACTCGCGGCAGCTTACAAGTTGAAATCACAAGGTTTACATGTTACGGTATTTGAATCCGAAGGAAGAGCTGGAGGGAAGTTAAGAAGTGTGTCGAGGGAGGGTTTGATATGGGATGAAGGAGCAAATACAATG ACTGAAAGTGAGATTGAAGTGAGAAGTTTGTTTGATGATCTTGGTATTCAAGATAAGGAACAAGTT CCAATTGCACAGAACAAGCGGTATATCGTGAGAAATGGCGTGCCTGTATTG ATCCCCTCAAATCCTCTCGCATTATTCACAAGCAGCATTCTTTCAGCAAAATCAAAG TTTCAGATTATTTTGGAGCCTTTTCTGTGGAGAAAAAGTGAAGCCTCAAAAATATCTGATGCTTATAATCAGGAAAG TGTAGGAGGATTTTTTCAGCGCCATTTTGGGCAGGAG GTTGTGGATTACCTTGTTGATCCCTTTGTTGCTGGCACAAGTGCCGGAGATCCTGAATCTCTATCT ATGTGCCATTCCTTTCCGGAGCTATGGGATCTTGAGCAAAG GTTTGGCTCTATCATTGTTGGAGCAGTGAAATCTAAATTCTCTGCCAAAAGGACAAATCGTGAAGAAACAAAAAATTCAGTGAAAAGAAAGGCTCTACGTGGCTCATTTTCCTTCAAGGGTGGAATGCAG ACACTTGCTGATATGTTGTGCAAAGATCTTTCCAAAGATGAGCTTAAACTGAAATCAAAGGTTTTGTCATTATCTTACAGTCATGAGGGGAAGTCTACATCAGAGAACTGGTCTCTCTCTTATGCTTCTGATCGAGACAAGCGCTCACAAGGCTCATCATTTGATGCTGTAATAATGACG GCTCCGGTGTGCAATgttaaagaaatgaaaattacTAAAGGAGGAAATGTCTTTCCACTGAACTTCATCCCTGAG GTGAGTTATATGCCACTATCCGTCATAATTACTGCTTTTAAGAAGGAGAATGTCAAGAAACCCCTAGAAGGTTTTGGAGTTCTTATACCTTCAAAGGAGCAGCAAAATGGTTTAAAAACTCTCG GTACACTTTTTTCATCTGTGATGTTTCCTGATCGTGCACCTAATAATTTGTATCTCTATACAACCTTTGTTGGAGGAAATCGAAATAAGGAGCTGGCAAAAGCCTCAAC AGATGAATTGAAGCATATTGTTACTTCCGACCTTCAGCAGTTGTTGGGAGTGGAGGGAGAACCGACATTCTTCAA TCATTTCTATTGGAGCAAGGCATTTCCCTTGTATGGCCGTAACTATGCTTCGGTCTTGGAAGGCATTGAAAAGATGGAGAGAGATCTCCCTGGATTCTTCTATGCAG GTAACCACAAAGGGGGATTATCGGTGGGCAAATCGATTGCTTCTGGTTGCAAAGCAGCAGATAATGTAATTACATATTTGGAATCTTCACATGACAAGCTGCTGAAATGA